In the genome of Pseudomonas lalucatii, the window GTTTGCGGGCACAGCTCGCGGACTTCGGCACGGGGCACCAGCTTCAGGAACTGCTCGGTGCTCATGTGCACCAGGCTCTCGTGATCGCCGGCCTCGAAGTAGATGTCCTGCTGGCGGGTGAGCAGCGGGTCGACCCGCATGTTCATCCCGTAGGGCTCGCCGACCGCCGGCACGGCACCGAGCTCGCAGTCCTTGAACAGACTGGCGATGTCCGACTCGGTGCTCAGGTGCCACAGCTCGTCACCCTTGCAGACCATGCTCATGTCCAGGTGGCGGTTGGCCGGCACCACGGCCATCAGGTAGTGGCCCTTGCGGTCATCGAGGATCACCGGCTTGGCCAAGCGCTCGGCCGGCACGCTGGCGACCCGCGCCGACTCCAGGCTGCTCGCCGAATGCGGGTGCGGCACGACATCGAACTGACACTGCGCACGCTCCAGGCTGCGCTGTAAGGTTGCTGCCATATGCATGATGAACCTCCTCTCGCGCCCACTGGCTGGGCTGCAAACCAGACACCGACCCCTGCTTGAATTCTAGTCCCGGGGCTCGGGCCGGGCAGAAACACTTGCGACTAGCCG includes:
- a CDS encoding aminoacyl-tRNA deacylase is translated as MHMAATLQRSLERAQCQFDVVPHPHSASSLESARVASVPAERLAKPVILDDRKGHYLMAVVPANRHLDMSMVCKGDELWHLSTESDIASLFKDCELGAVPAVGEPYGMNMRVDPLLTRQQDIYFEAGDHESLVHMSTEQFLKLVPRAEVRELCPQT